The following proteins come from a genomic window of Acidobacteriota bacterium:
- the purD gene encoding phosphoribosylamine--glycine ligase, which yields MKVLVVGGGGREHALVWKIRQSPLVSEVYAAPGNAGIAELAYCVPIDPSTIVELADFADSVRIELTVVGPELPLTLGIVNEFTKRGLTIFGPTKEAAEIEGSKIYAKEFMARRNIPTARFKIATSYEEAVGIIRSGVFGYPLVIKADGLAAGKGTIIAEDEKEAFSTVDVIMRERKFGNAGDRLVIEEFLEGEEASFQVITDGLRVIPLASSKDHKRLYDGDKGPNTGGMGAFSPAVNLDIETNRKVLAEIVYPTIRGLAEEGRPYRGVLYVGLMITKEGPKVLEFNCRFGDPETQVVLPRLESDLVPLLIKAAKGRMEQVSPKWRREAAVCVVLASEGYPGSYNKGLPISGIEEAVEEGAIIFHAGTRKEDGKLVTAGGRVLGVTALGASFPEAIVRAYSAVEKIHFPGVHYRRDIGKKTSPSVF from the coding sequence ATGAAGGTATTGGTTGTGGGGGGAGGAGGAAGGGAACATGCCCTTGTGTGGAAGATAAGGCAGAGCCCTCTGGTATCCGAGGTCTATGCTGCCCCAGGTAATGCCGGCATTGCTGAACTCGCCTACTGCGTGCCTATCGATCCCTCCACCATAGTTGAGCTCGCCGATTTTGCCGATAGCGTTAGGATAGAGCTCACTGTAGTTGGTCCAGAGCTTCCCTTGACCTTGGGAATCGTAAACGAGTTTACCAAAAGGGGTCTAACCATCTTCGGACCTACCAAGGAAGCGGCGGAGATAGAGGGGAGTAAGATCTATGCCAAAGAGTTTATGGCGAGGAGGAACATTCCCACTGCTCGGTTTAAGATCGCCACTTCCTATGAGGAGGCGGTGGGCATCATTCGTTCGGGTGTGTTTGGTTATCCTTTAGTGATTAAGGCTGATGGGCTTGCCGCGGGTAAAGGGACGATAATCGCTGAGGATGAAAAAGAAGCCTTTTCTACCGTGGATGTGATTATGAGGGAGAGGAAGTTCGGAAATGCTGGGGATAGGCTGGTCATTGAAGAGTTCCTTGAGGGAGAGGAAGCTTCGTTTCAGGTTATTACTGATGGGCTTCGGGTCATCCCTCTTGCCTCCTCCAAAGATCATAAAAGGCTCTACGATGGGGATAAGGGTCCCAATACCGGCGGGATGGGTGCCTTTTCGCCGGCGGTAAACCTCGACATAGAGACCAACCGGAAGGTATTGGCGGAGATAGTGTATCCCACCATTCGTGGCCTCGCTGAGGAGGGAAGGCCTTACCGGGGTGTTCTCTATGTAGGGCTTATGATAACTAAAGAGGGACCAAAGGTGCTTGAGTTCAACTGCCGTTTTGGGGATCCGGAGACTCAGGTGGTGTTGCCCCGGTTGGAGAGCGATCTGGTGCCCCTTTTGATCAAGGCGGCGAAGGGAAGAATGGAGCAGGTATCGCCCAAATGGAGAAGGGAAGCCGCTGTCTGCGTGGTTCTTGCTTCGGAGGGATATCCCGGATCGTACAATAAGGGGCTGCCTATTAGTGGTATCGAGGAGGCGGTAGAGGAAGGAGCGATTATCTTCCATGCGGGGACCAGAAAGGAAGACGGGAAGCTGGTGACCGCTGGAGGACGGGTCCTCGGAGTGACCGCCCTTGGGGCGAGCTTCCCTGAGGCGATCGTAAGGGCTTATTCCGCCGTCGAGAAGATACACTTCCCCGGCGTTCATTACCGCCGGGATATAGGGAAAAAGACCTCCCCATCGGTATTCTGA
- the purE gene encoding 5-(carboxyamino)imidazole ribonucleotide mutase: MDRTPLIGIVLGSDSDAQYIERGVHLLQEFGVPYEILVSSAHRSPGRTREYAEKAEERGIKVIIAVAGAAAHLAGVIASETRLPVIGVPVPSSPLSGIDALLSTVQMPAGIPVASMGIGEAGGRNACLFALEILALSSPELKEKLSHYRKRLAKKVEEASARVEKEFSQDV; the protein is encoded by the coding sequence GTGGACAGAACCCCACTGATAGGTATTGTTTTAGGGAGTGATTCCGACGCCCAGTATATTGAAAGGGGTGTTCATCTCCTTCAGGAATTTGGTGTTCCTTATGAGATACTTGTTTCCTCTGCCCATCGCTCTCCGGGACGGACCCGGGAGTATGCGGAGAAGGCGGAGGAGAGAGGAATAAAGGTCATAATCGCCGTTGCCGGAGCCGCCGCCCATCTTGCCGGTGTCATTGCTTCTGAGACGAGGCTTCCGGTGATCGGCGTTCCCGTTCCCAGTTCCCCCCTTTCCGGCATCGATGCCCTTCTTTCCACTGTTCAGATGCCCGCCGGCATCCCCGTTGCCTCGATGGGGATTGGAGAAGCGGGGGGGAGAAACGCCTGCCTCTTTGCCTTGGAGATACTTGCCCTTTCTTCCCCCGAGCTGAAGGAGAAACTCTCTCACTATCGGAAGCGACTGGCGAAGAAGGTGGAGGAGGCATCGGCTCGGGTGGAGAAAGAATTCTCCCAAGATGTCTAA
- the mtaB gene encoding tRNA (N(6)-L-threonylcarbamoyladenosine(37)-C(2))-methylthiotransferase MtaB: MSKGRYFIKTLGCKLNQYDQAAMEEQLREMGFVPSSSSEADLIIVNTCTVTGKADAEARRLIRSYHRENKKARIMVTGCYPEREPELFTDMPEVSLVFGNYEKYHLAEAVRFLNEGRGKLFRLERERGGSTPVLPLTSFSGHTRAFVKIQEGCDANCSYCIVPKVRGKSRSVPLSLVIREVESLLSQGFSEIVLTGIHIGVYGRDFGEEKGFLTLLRAIVELPYQFRVRLSSLEPLEITPELIQFVARSEKIAPHFHIPLQSGSDRILAKMRRPYRRDKYREVVLAIRELIPDAGIGADVIVGFPGEEEEDFMATYRLIEELPLTHLHIFSFSPRPGTEAFHMKPALPKTVIKERVKKLRTLAKEKMLAFRQGFIGRELSSVVLSKRDEEGRLVALSGNYIPIKVPYEPSFIGRIVPVRIVELNDKGVFGIISSSATKERKEGLKVEKG; this comes from the coding sequence ATGTCTAAGGGAAGGTACTTCATCAAGACGCTTGGTTGCAAGCTCAATCAGTACGACCAAGCGGCGATGGAGGAACAGTTGAGGGAAATGGGCTTTGTCCCCTCATCTTCCTCAGAGGCGGATCTTATTATAGTAAATACCTGCACCGTGACCGGGAAAGCGGATGCAGAAGCGAGGAGGCTCATCCGTTCCTACCATCGGGAGAATAAGAAGGCAAGGATAATGGTCACCGGCTGTTATCCGGAACGAGAGCCGGAGCTTTTTACCGATATGCCTGAGGTCTCGCTCGTTTTTGGGAACTATGAGAAATACCATCTTGCCGAGGCGGTTCGGTTCTTGAATGAGGGACGGGGAAAGCTATTTCGTTTAGAAAGGGAGAGAGGGGGGTCTACCCCCGTTCTTCCTCTCACCTCCTTTTCTGGGCATACCAGGGCGTTCGTCAAAATCCAAGAGGGCTGTGATGCTAACTGTAGCTACTGCATTGTGCCCAAAGTCAGGGGGAAAAGCAGAAGCGTTCCTCTTTCGCTGGTAATAAGAGAGGTAGAAAGCCTCCTTTCACAAGGTTTCTCTGAGATCGTCCTTACCGGCATTCACATCGGTGTTTACGGGCGAGACTTTGGAGAAGAAAAAGGATTTTTAACCCTTCTTCGGGCGATAGTTGAACTTCCCTACCAGTTCCGGGTTCGGCTATCGTCACTTGAGCCTTTGGAGATCACCCCTGAACTCATCCAATTTGTCGCTCGTTCGGAAAAGATCGCTCCTCATTTTCACATCCCCCTTCAAAGTGGGTCCGACCGCATCCTCGCCAAGATGCGCCGTCCTTATCGAAGGGATAAATACCGGGAGGTAGTGCTCGCTATCCGGGAGCTCATCCCCGACGCCGGTATCGGTGCCGATGTCATCGTCGGCTTCCCTGGTGAGGAGGAAGAGGATTTTATGGCGACCTATCGCCTTATTGAGGAGCTTCCTCTAACTCACCTTCATATCTTTTCCTTTTCCCCGAGACCAGGGACCGAAGCTTTCCATATGAAGCCTGCTCTCCCGAAAACGGTTATAAAGGAACGGGTGAAAAAACTGCGAACGCTCGCTAAGGAAAAGATGCTTGCTTTCAGGCAGGGGTTCATTGGGAGAGAGCTTTCATCTGTCGTCCTTTCAAAGCGGGATGAGGAGGGGAGGCTCGTCGCTCTTTCCGGAAACTACATCCCCATAAAGGTGCCTTATGAGCCGTCGTTTATTGGGAGGATCGTTCCCGTAAGGATAGTCGAGTTGAACGATAAGGGCGTTTTTGGTATCATATCCTCCTCTGCCACCAAAGAAAGAAAGGAGGGGTTGAAGGTTGAAAAAGGTTAA
- a CDS encoding UbiA family prenyltransferase has product MKKVKVIIEFTRPFTLLAPFVGFFSWGLAAFGAKPKIPISLEGLVPVILGAVMAASLNAASNGINQIFDIEIDRVNKPERPLPSGRLSLRTAWSVTIAFYGISLFLSWFIAPTGAHQCFFIVLIASLCTILYSAPPIRTKRFLLLSNFTIALPRGALLVVAGWSAVRDIVHPEPWYLSLIFGAFIFGAATTKDFSDIEGDKRGGCHTLPICYGVKKAAYITALFFVFPFLLIPLGVWVGVFSAGPVLLYLLGGLLIAYGAFIGYLLVRRPEELATERNHISWKHMYLEMMVAQVGFAVVYLLS; this is encoded by the coding sequence TTGAAAAAGGTTAAAGTGATAATTGAGTTTACGAGGCCGTTCACCCTGCTTGCCCCATTTGTTGGTTTCTTTTCCTGGGGACTTGCTGCCTTCGGGGCGAAGCCGAAGATCCCAATCTCCCTCGAAGGGCTGGTCCCGGTTATCCTCGGGGCGGTTATGGCTGCTTCCCTCAATGCTGCCTCAAACGGCATCAATCAGATATTCGATATCGAGATAGACAGGGTGAATAAACCGGAACGTCCCCTTCCTTCGGGAAGGCTTTCCCTCAGGACCGCCTGGTCAGTAACCATCGCCTTCTATGGTATCTCTCTTTTCCTTTCCTGGTTTATTGCTCCCACTGGAGCGCATCAGTGTTTCTTTATCGTCCTCATCGCATCTTTGTGCACCATCCTTTATTCTGCACCACCTATAAGGACAAAGAGGTTCTTGCTCCTTTCCAATTTCACTATTGCCCTTCCCCGGGGGGCACTGCTTGTTGTTGCCGGCTGGTCAGCGGTGAGGGATATCGTCCATCCCGAACCTTGGTACCTTTCCCTGATATTCGGCGCCTTCATCTTCGGGGCGGCGACCACCAAGGACTTCTCCGATATCGAAGGGGATAAGAGAGGAGGATGTCATACGCTTCCCATCTGCTATGGGGTGAAGAAGGCGGCATACATTACCGCTTTGTTCTTTGTATTCCCGTTTCTCCTTATTCCTCTGGGGGTCTGGGTAGGGGTTTTTTCCGCCGGTCCTGTGCTTCTCTATCTTCTTGGAGGGCTCCTTATCGCTTACGGTGCCTTTATCGGTTATCTCCTGGTGCGGAGACCGGAGGAGCTTGCCACCGAGAGGAACCACATCTCGTGGAAGCATATGTATCTTGAGATGATGGTGGCTCAGGTGGGCTTTGCCGTTGTCTATCTCTTGAGCTAA
- a CDS encoding DUF4405 domain-containing protein encodes MQKKAKTNLIIDGIMLLLMAAVGGIGFLIKFVLLPGRVRNIKYGSNVELYFFGLDRHQWGTIHLFLGLILLGLLVVHILFHWKMIAAIYRNLLVRGRKARWIAGILFGLATLFLFCFPLLVKPEIEPASGKGRFKISQEKVYEKPSIEEGKKKQPHLPDEEKSKTAETEKNRLRDHQLKIRGYMTLGEISRDYGIPLNYLKEKLNLPEYISPYERLGLLRRRYGLRMSEVIRVIEGYRHNNKTEAP; translated from the coding sequence ATGCAAAAAAAGGCGAAGACAAACCTGATAATAGACGGGATAATGCTTCTTCTTATGGCGGCAGTGGGCGGCATCGGCTTTCTCATCAAGTTCGTCCTGTTGCCGGGAAGAGTGCGGAACATAAAGTACGGAAGCAATGTAGAGCTATACTTTTTCGGTCTCGACCGCCATCAATGGGGGACGATCCACCTCTTCCTCGGACTTATACTGTTGGGACTGCTGGTGGTTCACATCCTTTTCCACTGGAAAATGATCGCCGCCATCTACCGTAACCTCCTCGTAAGAGGCAGGAAAGCAAGATGGATTGCGGGAATACTCTTCGGATTGGCAACATTGTTCCTTTTTTGTTTCCCCCTGCTGGTTAAACCGGAGATAGAACCCGCCAGTGGTAAGGGAAGGTTTAAAATAAGCCAGGAAAAGGTCTATGAAAAACCTTCTATTGAAGAGGGGAAAAAGAAACAACCCCATCTGCCGGATGAGGAAAAGAGCAAAACAGCCGAAACTGAAAAAAACCGGCTGAGAGATCACCAGTTGAAGATCAGGGGATATATGACCTTAGGAGAAATTAGCAGAGATTATGGAATACCTCTTAACTATCTGAAGGAAAAACTGAATTTGCCTGAATATATCTCTCCTTATGAGAGACTGGGTCTGCTCAGGAGACGATACGGACTCAGAATGAGTGAGGTAATAAGAGTTATTGAAGGATATAGGCATAATAATAAAACCGAAGCTCCTTAG
- a CDS encoding S9 family peptidase, with amino-acid sequence MKPKRYLAVCVILTFILPVLILSVEKRPMTVDDLFKLKRVSNPQISPDGSLIVFVVRFPDLKKDRYTSDLYLVRTKDGSVIQLTTSEGGEYSPQFSPDGKLIAFLSNRDKKTQIWLINPRGGEAYKLTNSKSGVSSFVWSPDGKKIAYIAYDPPTKEEKERKKKKEDVEVVDKDIKMGRLFVIDLETKKVKKLTKGNYTVSSPTFSPDGKMIAFVRRPTPKADDGDKSDIMLVPAEGGEVKPLVVRPGSDSSPRWSPDGKLIAFLSSDGKESEIAVSRICIVPAEGGKPRNISKSFDRSPRSLVWSPDSSKLYFLALDGVVSNLYSVEVKTEKITKLTAENGVIGSFSLTKDGKLMALTKEDPYHPADVYLSEVERYNPKKLTDMNPWVKKLALGEVRTIHWKSKDGLKIEGLLILPVGYTPGKRYPLITQIHGGPSGVMTRSFQCSYGRDGQILAGLGYAVLQPNFRGSSGYGEAFLRGDVRDWGKGDYNDIMTGVDYLIEQGIADPEKLGVSGWSYGGYMTSWIVTQTDRFKAAAYGAGLTDLYSMYTLNDIPRALDAYFGGPPWDNFDLYWNSSAMKYVTKVKTPTLIFQGGRDARVPPPQSWEFYQALKRLGVPTKLIIYPREGHGLREPNHQRDKAEREISWFNKYILKKEEESKKEEK; translated from the coding sequence ATGAAGCCAAAGAGATATTTGGCTGTGTGCGTAATACTTACTTTTATTCTGCCAGTGCTGATCTTATCAGTAGAAAAGCGCCCGATGACGGTGGATGATCTATTCAAGTTAAAGCGGGTGTCCAATCCCCAGATATCCCCTGATGGCTCACTTATCGTATTTGTGGTTAGGTTCCCCGATCTCAAGAAGGATCGCTATACCTCGGATCTCTATCTGGTAAGAACGAAAGACGGCTCTGTCATTCAGCTTACCACCAGTGAAGGGGGTGAATATTCACCTCAGTTCTCTCCGGATGGGAAGCTCATCGCCTTTCTTTCCAATCGAGACAAGAAGACCCAGATATGGCTCATCAACCCGAGAGGAGGAGAGGCGTATAAGTTGACCAATTCGAAGAGTGGGGTATCGAGCTTCGTCTGGTCGCCCGATGGGAAGAAGATAGCCTATATTGCTTACGATCCACCGACCAAGGAGGAAAAGGAGAGGAAAAAGAAGAAAGAGGATGTAGAGGTGGTGGACAAGGATATCAAGATGGGGAGGCTGTTCGTCATCGATCTTGAAACGAAGAAGGTGAAAAAGCTCACCAAGGGAAACTACACCGTTTCCTCTCCTACCTTCAGCCCTGATGGCAAGATGATCGCTTTTGTCCGTCGTCCTACCCCGAAAGCGGATGATGGCGATAAATCGGATATTATGCTCGTCCCCGCAGAGGGAGGTGAGGTGAAGCCGTTGGTCGTTCGACCTGGTTCCGATTCCTCTCCCAGATGGTCTCCCGATGGTAAATTAATCGCCTTCCTCTCCTCGGATGGAAAGGAGAGCGAGATCGCTGTCTCCCGGATATGTATTGTTCCGGCAGAAGGTGGCAAGCCGAGGAATATCTCCAAAAGCTTTGATCGTTCCCCCCGTTCCCTTGTCTGGTCTCCCGATAGCTCGAAGCTTTATTTCCTTGCCCTCGATGGGGTGGTGAGCAACCTCTATTCCGTTGAGGTGAAAACGGAGAAGATAACCAAGCTCACCGCTGAAAATGGGGTTATTGGTTCCTTCTCTCTCACCAAGGATGGGAAGTTAATGGCGCTCACCAAGGAGGATCCCTATCATCCGGCGGATGTCTACCTCTCAGAGGTGGAAAGATATAACCCGAAGAAGCTTACGGATATGAACCCCTGGGTAAAGAAACTTGCTCTTGGCGAGGTTAGGACGATCCACTGGAAGAGCAAGGATGGCCTCAAGATCGAAGGGCTCCTCATTCTTCCCGTTGGCTACACCCCGGGGAAGCGCTACCCCTTGATCACCCAGATCCATGGGGGACCATCGGGCGTGATGACGCGAAGCTTCCAGTGCTCTTACGGAAGGGATGGACAGATATTGGCTGGTCTCGGCTACGCCGTCCTTCAGCCGAACTTCCGGGGTTCTTCCGGCTATGGTGAAGCCTTCTTAAGAGGGGATGTGCGCGACTGGGGCAAAGGCGATTACAACGACATAATGACCGGGGTGGATTACCTCATCGAGCAGGGTATCGCTGATCCGGAGAAGCTGGGGGTAAGTGGCTGGAGCTACGGTGGATATATGACTTCCTGGATCGTCACCCAGACAGATAGGTTCAAGGCAGCGGCTTACGGTGCTGGCCTTACCGATCTTTATTCGATGTACACCTTGAACGACATCCCCCGGGCGCTCGATGCCTATTTCGGTGGTCCTCCCTGGGATAACTTCGATCTCTACTGGAACTCCTCGGCGATGAAGTATGTCACCAAGGTGAAGACACCCACCCTCATCTTTCAGGGGGGCAGGGATGCTCGGGTGCCACCGCCTCAATCGTGGGAGTTTTATCAAGCACTTAAGCGGTTGGGAGTTCCTACCAAGCTCATCATTTATCCCCGGGAGGGTCATGGCCTTCGTGAACCGAACCACCAGCGGGATAAGGCGGAAAGGGAGATAAGCTGGTTCAACAAGTATATCCTTAAAAAGGAAGAAGAAAGCAAAAAGGAAGAAAAATAA
- a CDS encoding S9 family peptidase, giving the protein MWIRRFRFTALLLIALFVATGAYSGGKKFTYEDIVKIKRVSAPRISPDGKYIAYVVTEADLEKSAYNSDIWLVPTRGGEPLKLTNSPKADRFPRWSPRSDKIAFLSGRSGKTQIWLISPFGGEAVKLTDSETGVSSFVWAPDGKSIAYLARDPETKEEKEKKKKKEDAIVVDEKFKMNHIWIIDLETKKARRLTEGNFNVNSFSFSPDGKKIVFSAAPTPKVPDYFNSDIYIVPVSGGKPEKIVSTKGPDANPRFSPDGKYIAYISQGGSDEWWANSYVFIIPATGGKPKNLTKKFDEEVRDFFFSPDSRYIYFSGGKGPTYQLFRVEVPKGKLKQITGGAGVFSSFTLSGDGKMLAYIYQDPKNPPEVYCSSVVPFSKGRPLTDTNPQLKEFAYGETELISWKAADGWKIEGVLVKPVGYQKGKRYPLLVIVHGGPAGVFTLRFAVNRGAYPIQMFAQKGYLVLMPNPRGSGNYGEKFRKANLRDWGGKDYKDIMAGVDYLIKKGMADPKRMGIMGWSYGGFMTSWVITQTNRFKAASVGAGVTNLYSFVGITDIPEFMRSYFKAYPWEDPSVYMAHSAMYHIKNAKTPTLIQQGKEDARVPAPQTRELYIALKKLGVPVCYVLYPRQGHGIREPKFIMDAMRRNFEWFNRFVLGEEPEKAKKEEKVKKEN; this is encoded by the coding sequence ATGTGGATTAGAAGGTTTCGTTTTACCGCTCTTCTCCTTATCGCCTTGTTTGTCGCCACCGGCGCTTACTCCGGGGGGAAGAAATTTACCTACGAGGATATCGTCAAGATAAAACGGGTATCCGCTCCTCGCATCTCCCCGGATGGCAAGTACATCGCCTATGTGGTGACCGAGGCAGACCTCGAGAAGAGCGCTTATAATTCCGATATCTGGCTCGTTCCCACCAGAGGGGGTGAACCCCTTAAGCTCACCAACTCGCCGAAGGCGGATCGTTTCCCCCGCTGGTCTCCTCGATCCGATAAGATAGCCTTCCTCTCGGGAAGGAGTGGCAAGACCCAGATATGGCTCATCTCCCCCTTTGGTGGAGAGGCGGTTAAGCTCACCGATTCTGAGACAGGGGTTTCCTCTTTCGTTTGGGCTCCCGATGGGAAAAGCATCGCCTACTTAGCGCGGGATCCGGAAACCAAAGAGGAAAAGGAGAAGAAGAAAAAGAAAGAGGATGCCATCGTGGTCGATGAGAAGTTCAAGATGAACCACATTTGGATAATCGATCTGGAGACGAAGAAGGCGCGAAGGCTGACCGAGGGGAATTTTAATGTGAACTCCTTTTCCTTTTCTCCCGACGGCAAGAAGATCGTCTTTTCCGCTGCTCCCACCCCCAAGGTTCCCGACTATTTCAACAGTGATATCTACATCGTCCCGGTAAGCGGTGGGAAGCCGGAGAAGATCGTCTCCACCAAGGGTCCCGATGCTAATCCCAGGTTCTCTCCAGATGGTAAATACATCGCCTATATATCCCAGGGTGGAAGCGACGAATGGTGGGCGAATAGTTATGTCTTCATCATCCCCGCTACTGGAGGAAAGCCGAAGAACCTGACCAAGAAGTTCGATGAGGAGGTGAGGGATTTCTTCTTCTCTCCCGATTCCCGTTACATCTACTTTTCCGGAGGAAAGGGACCCACCTATCAACTCTTCAGGGTGGAGGTTCCTAAGGGGAAGCTCAAGCAGATAACCGGTGGTGCTGGGGTCTTCTCCTCGTTCACCCTGAGCGGTGATGGCAAGATGCTCGCTTACATCTATCAAGACCCGAAGAACCCGCCCGAGGTTTACTGCTCCTCGGTTGTTCCCTTCAGCAAGGGGCGTCCGCTGACCGATACCAATCCTCAGCTAAAGGAGTTCGCCTACGGAGAGACCGAGCTCATCAGTTGGAAGGCAGCGGATGGTTGGAAGATAGAGGGGGTTCTGGTGAAGCCGGTCGGCTATCAGAAGGGAAAGCGTTATCCCCTACTCGTCATTGTTCACGGAGGACCAGCCGGGGTGTTCACCCTTCGCTTTGCGGTGAACCGGGGAGCTTATCCCATCCAGATGTTCGCTCAGAAGGGATATCTCGTGTTGATGCCCAATCCTCGTGGTTCGGGGAACTACGGAGAGAAATTCCGTAAAGCCAATTTACGGGATTGGGGCGGAAAGGATTATAAGGACATTATGGCGGGCGTGGATTATCTCATCAAGAAGGGGATGGCAGATCCGAAACGGATGGGGATTATGGGCTGGAGTTACGGTGGGTTTATGACCTCTTGGGTCATCACCCAGACAAACAGGTTCAAGGCAGCATCGGTAGGTGCCGGGGTGACCAATCTCTACTCCTTCGTCGGCATAACCGATATACCTGAGTTTATGCGCTCTTACTTTAAGGCGTATCCCTGGGAGGACCCGTCGGTCTATATGGCGCACTCCGCAATGTACCACATAAAGAATGCGAAGACGCCTACCCTGATCCAGCAGGGGAAGGAGGATGCCCGTGTACCTGCTCCTCAGACGCGGGAGCTTTATATCGCCTTAAAGAAGCTTGGTGTTCCTGTCTGCTATGTCCTTTATCCGAGACAGGGGCACGGGATCCGCGAGCCGAAGTTCATTATGGATGCGATGAGGCGGAATTTCGAGTGGTTTAACCGGTTCGTTCTCGGGGAAGAGCCGGAAAAGGCAAAGAAGGAAGAAAAGGTAAAGAAGGAGAATTAG